A DNA window from Acinetobacter sp. 10FS3-1 contains the following coding sequences:
- the tenA gene encoding thiaminase II, translated as MSFSQQVWQRNLALYQKTLALPFNQQLAQGTLSREAFSHYVIQDAHYLLAYGRALAVCAAKAFEADDVIQFSEAAKIAIVVERSLHDGFMQDFGISKAQFENTPLTLACHHYTSYLQAVAWAESYPVVVASLLPCFWIYAEVGKDIIDNAAPNNPYQAWIDTYAGEEFHTAVRNVISTIDRIAERVDADTLEKMHQAYTDAARLEWLFWESAFEQRQWPGLDDVN; from the coding sequence ATGAGTTTTTCACAACAGGTTTGGCAACGTAATCTTGCGCTCTACCAAAAGACACTGGCTCTGCCGTTTAACCAGCAACTGGCACAGGGAACACTCAGCCGTGAGGCTTTTAGTCATTATGTGATTCAGGATGCGCATTATCTGCTGGCTTATGGCCGTGCCTTGGCTGTCTGTGCGGCGAAAGCGTTTGAAGCCGATGATGTTATCCAGTTTAGTGAGGCGGCTAAAATTGCCATTGTGGTCGAACGCAGCCTGCATGATGGCTTTATGCAGGATTTTGGTATTAGCAAGGCGCAGTTTGAAAATACCCCGCTGACACTGGCTTGCCATCATTACACTTCTTATTTACAGGCGGTGGCCTGGGCAGAAAGCTATCCGGTGGTGGTGGCTTCCCTGCTGCCGTGTTTCTGGATTTATGCAGAAGTGGGCAAGGACATTATTGATAATGCCGCCCCGAATAACCCTTACCAGGCTTGGATTGATACCTATGCCGGTGAAGAATTCCATACCGCAGTGCGTAATGTAATTAGCACTATTGACCGTATTGCCGAGCGGGTGGATGCCGATACACTGGAGAAAATGCATCAGGCTTATACCGATGCGGCCCGTTTGGAATGGCTGTTCTGGGAGAGTGCCTTTGAACAGCGCCAATGGCCAGGTCTGGATGACGTGAACTAA
- a CDS encoding DUF475 domain-containing protein: MLKHFGFSIAFSIVCLGLSAYWGYTHGPEAGLQTMLTALAITAILAIMEVSLSFDNAVVNASVLRGWDPFWKMLFLTIGILIAVFGMRLIFPVAIVAVTAEMGFMEVVRLALNNPAEYSARLMAHHPEIAAFGGAFLLMVFLNFFLDEEKDTHWFRMLERRLANLASVPAMSVFIALVVLLIMAGNVVEDKRLAVTMAGIWGIVIYIGVQVLSHLLGGEPEIDEQGNAIRHDENGVPTGVVKAGIGGFLYLEVLDASFSFDGVIGAFAITSDVVIIMLGLAIGAIFVRSMTIYLVEKGTLDAYIYLEHGAHYAIGALAFIMIASGTGLHVPEIVTGLIGVAFIVWAVIASIQYKKKESALHQ; this comes from the coding sequence ATGTTGAAACATTTTGGTTTCTCAATCGCATTCTCGATCGTGTGTCTTGGTTTGTCTGCTTATTGGGGTTATACCCATGGTCCGGAAGCGGGCTTGCAAACCATGCTCACAGCGCTTGCCATCACCGCTATCTTAGCGATTATGGAAGTGTCGTTATCTTTCGATAACGCGGTTGTCAATGCCTCAGTCCTACGGGGATGGGATCCATTCTGGAAAATGTTATTCCTGACTATAGGGATTTTGATTGCCGTATTTGGTATGCGTTTAATCTTCCCTGTGGCCATTGTCGCGGTGACTGCGGAAATGGGCTTTATGGAAGTGGTACGGCTGGCCCTGAATAATCCTGCAGAATACTCGGCGCGTTTGATGGCCCATCATCCGGAGATTGCTGCTTTTGGTGGCGCTTTCCTGTTGATGGTGTTTTTGAACTTCTTCCTGGATGAAGAGAAAGACACGCACTGGTTCAGAATGCTGGAACGCCGTCTTGCCAACCTGGCTAGTGTTCCGGCCATGTCGGTCTTTATTGCCCTGGTGGTGCTGTTAATTATGGCTGGCAATGTGGTAGAAGATAAACGCTTGGCAGTGACCATGGCTGGAATCTGGGGCATCGTGATTTATATTGGGGTGCAGGTCCTCAGTCATTTACTGGGCGGTGAGCCGGAAATTGATGAACAGGGCAATGCCATTCGTCATGATGAAAATGGCGTACCGACGGGTGTGGTCAAAGCCGGTATTGGTGGTTTCCTGTATCTTGAAGTGCTGGATGCCTCTTTCAGTTTTGATGGGGTGATCGGAGCCTTTGCCATCACCTCTGATGTGGTCATTATTATGCTGGGGCTGGCGATTGGTGCGATTTTCGTCCGTTCAATGACCATTTATCTGGTAGAAAAAGGCACACTGGATGCCTATATCTATCTGGAGCATGGCGCGCATTATGCAATTGGTGCTCTGGCCTTTATCATGATTGCCAGCGGAACCGGCTTGCATGTTCCTGAAATTGTGACTGGCCTGATTGGGGTGGCCTTTATTGTCTGGGCTGTCATTGCCTCTATTCAATATAAGAAAAAAGAAAGTGCCCTGCATCAATAA
- a CDS encoding site-specific integrase, with product MMFVKRFVMSGGERFAVLLNSDGVPMTYPNLYTIIHLRNRGQSINTITAILEDIKLLFQLLDKLGIDLEQRIKNKDFLKLDEIEALVNLTSFNRSRLSGTASKKKIISFPKSNNKERARAKLVVTQDYVSKQLIYRRLTNFAEYIGWFETHLHSSAITSTKQFLKSRRPRKSMDIQAEYKSFDTDQLNKILKAVDPDNQNRIWTSDYITYRNELITYLFLYLGCRKGELLNLKITDITPSQGGTSYLTIKRNPHDGSDSRLYQPLVKTRSRSIAVNQNLKKKLETYILNYRSAIPHAELTDFLILSNKGKPLSIKALDKIFSEISEVVLFNVHAHAFRHTWNDKYTDKVQTLIKSGKITEDQAERDRAYLMGWIPNSQSARRYSRRAENKRAVEVGLSIQEKFEDENE from the coding sequence ATGATGTTTGTTAAAAGATTTGTAATGAGTGGTGGTGAGAGATTCGCTGTTCTTTTGAATAGTGATGGTGTTCCTATGACTTATCCAAATTTATATACGATCATTCATTTAAGAAATCGTGGTCAATCAATCAATACTATTACAGCTATTCTAGAAGATATTAAGTTGCTGTTTCAGTTATTGGATAAGTTAGGAATTGATTTGGAACAAAGGATTAAAAATAAAGATTTTTTAAAATTAGATGAAATCGAAGCTTTAGTAAATTTAACCAGTTTCAATCGTAGCCGATTAAGCGGGACAGCTTCAAAAAAAAAGATCATAAGTTTTCCAAAAAGTAATAACAAAGAGCGAGCTAGAGCAAAATTGGTTGTTACTCAGGACTATGTATCCAAACAATTGATATATCGGCGGTTAACTAATTTTGCCGAATATATTGGGTGGTTTGAGACGCATCTTCATTCATCTGCAATAACAAGTACAAAGCAGTTTTTAAAATCTCGTAGACCTCGTAAGTCCATGGATATTCAGGCTGAATACAAATCTTTTGATACTGATCAACTAAATAAAATTTTAAAGGCAGTTGATCCTGATAATCAGAACCGTATTTGGACTTCAGATTACATTACTTATAGAAATGAGCTGATTACCTATTTGTTTTTATATCTTGGGTGTCGTAAAGGTGAATTATTAAATTTAAAAATTACAGATATAACACCCTCTCAAGGTGGTACGTCGTATCTTACTATTAAGCGTAATCCTCATGATGGAAGTGATTCTAGGCTATATCAACCGTTGGTTAAAACTAGAAGTCGATCAATTGCAGTCAATCAAAACTTAAAGAAAAAATTAGAAACTTACATTTTAAATTATAGATCAGCCATACCGCATGCAGAGCTAACAGACTTTTTGATTTTATCAAATAAAGGTAAACCTTTATCAATAAAAGCTCTAGATAAAATCTTTTCAGAAATTTCTGAAGTCGTTTTATTCAATGTGCATGCACATGCATTTAGGCATACATGGAATGATAAATATACAGATAAAGTTCAGACTTTAATTAAATCTGGAAAAATAACAGAAGACCAGGCTGAGAGAGATCGTGCGTATCTGATGGGGTGGATACCTAACTCACAAAGTGCAAGAAGATATTCAAGACGTGCAGAGAATAAGCGTGCCGTAGAGGTTGGCTTAAGTATCCAAGAAAAATTTGAGGATGAGAATGAATAA
- a CDS encoding site-specific integrase: MNKSIRIDSLDKSQNTFTSFKGYEFSIDDQKWVLDINKTIDISRIRNFEFSVQSDVVMTLVHFAKYSSSSHTANMCEYIGKYFDITGEDHFSIKGLLNYKNFYSAKKDEYKVAMLRVFLKKLYDLGYSSVDDEVYDLMDSWRLSGNEKGAAVLSLDPDEGPFSPFEFQTIITRTNEYLAENKISYYEAALIRVFCATGRRPIQIAGLKVKDLYETDKYKFKDEKKVHVLNIPKAKIRGASGFRYAFREVGIRESIVQILFEHTRILKQKLSKEIKRELSEQEFAELPLFYDFEKLVNLDWENRHEISEILPKEIIHLPTVQLTQKLKDAVRKLGVRSRETGDPIFVNAYRFRYTLGTNAARQKAGVNVIAKLLDHHDTQNAHCYVQSVPEIAQQLSSIMDDSLRKYADAFQGKVVRDEIEAQSQIKDANRISSVEQDCDVGSCGTNQYCNDYAPIACYLCSKFMPWANAPHYLVLEQLIKERDDLIAMGCSLEVAAVNDRTIIAVQQVMDACKEFNHG, from the coding sequence ATGAATAAATCAATTCGAATCGATAGTTTAGATAAGTCGCAAAATACTTTTACCTCATTCAAAGGTTATGAGTTTAGTATCGATGATCAGAAATGGGTATTAGATATCAATAAAACTATAGATATCTCTCGTATACGAAATTTTGAGTTTTCTGTCCAATCTGATGTAGTCATGACTTTGGTTCATTTTGCTAAGTATAGTTCAAGTTCACATACAGCAAACATGTGCGAATATATTGGTAAATATTTTGATATTACAGGAGAGGATCATTTTTCAATTAAAGGTCTTTTAAATTATAAAAATTTTTATTCGGCAAAAAAAGATGAATACAAAGTAGCTATGCTACGAGTCTTTTTGAAGAAACTATATGATTTGGGTTATTCCTCAGTAGATGATGAAGTTTACGATCTAATGGATTCATGGAGATTGAGTGGCAATGAAAAAGGAGCAGCAGTCCTTTCCCTTGATCCAGATGAAGGTCCATTTAGCCCATTTGAATTTCAAACAATTATCACTAGAACCAATGAATATTTAGCAGAAAATAAGATTTCCTATTATGAGGCTGCTCTAATTCGTGTTTTTTGTGCGACTGGTAGACGACCAATTCAAATTGCTGGGTTAAAAGTAAAAGACTTATACGAGACCGATAAGTATAAGTTTAAGGATGAAAAAAAAGTTCATGTACTCAATATTCCAAAAGCTAAAATAAGAGGTGCTAGTGGATTTCGTTATGCTTTTCGTGAAGTAGGAATTCGTGAAAGTATCGTACAAATATTGTTTGAGCATACTCGAATTTTAAAGCAGAAATTAAGTAAAGAAATAAAACGAGAGCTATCTGAACAAGAGTTTGCAGAGCTACCGCTATTTTATGATTTTGAGAAATTGGTTAATTTGGATTGGGAAAATCGGCATGAAATTTCAGAAATTTTGCCAAAAGAAATTATTCATTTGCCTACGGTTCAATTAACTCAAAAGTTAAAAGATGCGGTAAGAAAGCTTGGTGTTCGTTCAAGGGAAACAGGTGATCCAATATTTGTTAATGCTTATAGATTTCGCTATACGCTTGGAACAAATGCAGCTAGGCAGAAAGCGGGTGTGAATGTGATTGCAAAGTTGTTAGATCATCATGATACGCAAAATGCTCACTGTTATGTGCAGAGTGTGCCCGAAATTGCACAGCAACTATCATCTATAATGGACGATAGTTTACGCAAATATGCAGATGCTTTTCAGGGGAAAGTTGTAAGAGATGAGATTGAAGCCCAATCACAAATTAAAGACGCGAATAGAATTTCTTCTGTAGAACAAGATTGTGACGTTGGTTCATGTGGTACAAATCAATACTGCAATGATTATGCACCAATCGCATGTTATCTATGTAGCAAGTTTATGCCTTGGGCAAATGCACCTCATTATTTGGTTCTAGAGCAATTAATTAAAGAGCGAGATGATCTAATTGCGATGGGTTGTAGCCTTGAAGTCGCTGCCGTGAATGACCGTACAATTATTGCCGTTCAGCAAGTTATGGATGCTTGTAAGGAGTTCAACCATGGATAA
- a CDS encoding MFS transporter gives MMNALERRSTFALSSIFALRMLGLFMIIPVFSVAGQSYEYATPALIGLAVGIYGLTQALLQIPFSLIADRYSRKPLVVLGLLLFALGGAVAAMSDTIYGVIIGRAIAGGGAVSAVVMALLADVTREENRMKAMAVMGMSIGLSFVVAFSLGPWLTGLVGISGLFWVTTIMGLAAIAMLLMVPKVSRHHKNFQQGYLTQLKQVLKMGDLNRLHISVFTLHLLLTAMFIYVPSQLIEFGGLPLSSHGWVYLPLLLISLFFAFPSIVLAEKYRQMRGIFLTAIGGIILGLLILIFGFESKYILLAGLGLFFIAFNVMEALLPSWLSKAAPIQSKATAMGVNASSQFLGAFFGGVIGGQLLLLNNTLLGWSILSAIAIIWLLMSFGLAQPRYLSSLVLRLPETRQTDEWTSQLLAIRGIEEVVVMSEQQVAFVKVDKQQVNEVSRQQLTHLLGKEVAI, from the coding sequence ATGATGAATGCTTTAGAACGTCGCTCGACCTTTGCCCTGAGCAGTATTTTTGCGCTGCGCATGCTGGGGTTGTTTATGATTATTCCTGTATTTTCAGTAGCAGGGCAGTCATATGAATATGCTACGCCTGCGCTTATCGGTCTGGCGGTTGGTATTTATGGCCTGACTCAGGCGTTGCTGCAAATACCGTTTAGCCTGATCGCTGACCGTTATAGCCGTAAACCCCTGGTGGTTCTGGGCCTGTTGCTTTTTGCCCTGGGCGGTGCGGTTGCCGCCATGTCCGACACCATTTATGGAGTCATCATTGGACGTGCAATTGCAGGTGGCGGCGCAGTCTCGGCTGTGGTCATGGCCTTGCTGGCCGATGTGACCCGTGAAGAAAACCGTATGAAAGCAATGGCAGTAATGGGCATGAGTATCGGCCTGTCTTTTGTGGTCGCGTTTAGCTTGGGGCCTTGGCTGACCGGACTGGTCGGTATCTCTGGCCTGTTTTGGGTCACGACCATTATGGGACTGGCTGCAATCGCCATGCTGTTGATGGTACCTAAAGTCAGCCGTCATCATAAAAACTTCCAGCAGGGGTATCTGACCCAGCTAAAACAGGTGCTGAAAATGGGCGACCTGAACCGTCTGCATATTTCAGTTTTCACCCTGCATTTATTGCTCACTGCGATGTTTATCTATGTACCTTCACAGCTGATCGAATTTGGCGGTTTACCGTTGTCGAGTCATGGTTGGGTCTATCTGCCTTTACTCTTGATCAGCCTGTTTTTTGCGTTTCCAAGTATTGTACTCGCAGAGAAATACCGTCAGATGCGCGGTATTTTCCTGACGGCAATTGGCGGCATTATTTTGGGCCTGCTGATCCTGATTTTCGGTTTTGAATCCAAATATATATTGCTGGCCGGACTGGGCCTGTTCTTTATTGCCTTTAACGTGATGGAAGCTTTGTTGCCGTCCTGGTTGTCCAAGGCAGCCCCGATTCAATCCAAAGCCACCGCAATGGGCGTCAATGCCAGTAGCCAGTTTTTGGGTGCATTTTTTGGTGGCGTGATTGGTGGTCAATTATTGCTTTTGAACAATACGTTGCTGGGTTGGAGTATCTTATCGGCAATTGCTATAATTTGGCTATTGATGAGTTTTGGATTGGCACAACCTCGTTATCTTTCCTCACTGGTACTTCGTTTACCGGAGACCCGACAAACAGACGAATGGACTTCTCAGCTTTTGGCAATTCGTGGTATTGAAGAGGTTGTGGTGATGTCTGAACAGCAAGTGGCCTTTGTCAAGGTCGACAAACAGCAGGTTAATGAAGTCTCGCGACAACAATTAACGCACTTGTTAGGTAAAGAGGTAGCCATTTAA
- the ssb gene encoding single-stranded DNA-binding protein: MRGVNKVILVGTLGRDPETKTFPNGGSLTQFSIATSDSWTDKNTGERKEQTEWHRIVLHNRLGEIAQQYLRKGSKVYIEGSLRTRQWTDQNGQERYTTEIRGEQMQMLDSARQQGEQGDNGFNQPRFNNNQGGYGNNNPQGGYGSAPQQAGFNNNQGGGYGNNNPGGFAPKAQPAPTPAPAADLDDDLPF, from the coding sequence ATGCGTGGTGTAAATAAGGTTATTTTGGTTGGTACTTTAGGTCGAGATCCTGAAACAAAAACTTTCCCCAATGGGGGCTCCCTTACACAGTTTTCGATAGCAACCAGCGACTCGTGGACAGATAAAAATACCGGTGAGCGTAAAGAGCAAACAGAATGGCACCGTATTGTGCTGCACAACCGTTTAGGTGAAATTGCACAACAATACCTGCGCAAAGGTTCTAAAGTGTATATCGAAGGTTCATTGCGTACCCGTCAATGGACCGATCAGAATGGTCAGGAACGCTATACAACAGAAATCCGTGGCGAACAAATGCAGATGCTAGATTCGGCACGCCAACAAGGTGAACAGGGCGACAATGGTTTTAACCAGCCGCGCTTTAACAATAATCAGGGCGGCTATGGCAATAATAACCCGCAAGGTGGCTATGGTTCAGCGCCACAGCAAGCTGGTTTCAATAACAACCAGGGTGGGGGGTATGGCAACAATAACCCGGGCGGCTTTGCACCCAAAGCACAGCCGGCGCCAACTCCGGCACCTGCGGCCGATCTAGATGATGATTTACCGTTCTGA